In Desulfuromonadaceae bacterium, a genomic segment contains:
- a CDS encoding DUF2065 domain-containing protein, which produces MKFILCVAGVVLIIEGAPWFLSPAAMQKMQRQLLLSSSRALRIWGLLTMLAGLLLVRFATL; this is translated from the coding sequence ATGAAGTTTATATTATGTGTCGCGGGGGTGGTGCTGATCATTGAAGGTGCTCCGTGGTTCTTGTCTCCCGCCGCGATGCAAAAAATGCAACGACAGTTGTTGCTCAGTTCGTCGCGCGCGCTGCGCATTTGGGGATTGCTGACGATGTTGGCTGGCCTTTTACTGGTTCGTTTTGCAACCTTGTAA
- a CDS encoding diguanylate cyclase, whose protein sequence is MLLPFFFSIILFGAAATIGSIGFIRAVIEKSIDERLYATHEILYREIKSLEIKLSEYAKQLLFITNAVSSPLNDNENTTSLLLESFFATLGNDHIFVASFPGNAGDYLYYEPIQELFAQTLQVGQPKFRYLSQPGTVPTLAIASPFPERDNNRIGIYFLQTPMDKSFLTRLSPNSTYHITLLSATGVPIISNSDDISLPLLNAAQLSAIQRGEHLYLSSGSLFLSRHLFHAVPLGTNDKLILATSAKLNELGVIIETIALRSILTLLAALIVGGYVFIRMLNKLMQPINSLLIATDEVRRGNLDYRIDNISVNEFGLLATSFNDMTIDLKHLYEERMQRQNELAVANEKLNHQKTIAQKNYEIEKANHLLQEHITELTALFQLNQAMITTIDTKELFERIVETLHATLNCDMVVIFSYRDEDNCLKIVSSSGIDRELLDGVTMKLDEGITGLTARKQKLVYIKDMNVEKKNLNYKGKLKAHGSLVSVPLCVKMRTYGVINLHKNRTDGFLDNEFKLIQAAANQAAMALENALLYEQTKNLSYTDELTQLANRRYFFEVSKREMAQSIRFNSPLSLAMIDIDHFKRLNDTHGHLMGDRVLKKVAQLLNEHTREADIVGRYGGEEFIVLMPHTDLDGATNLAEKIRKLISCESFESLEQDQPEKSLTLSIGVTIFAPGDDDNIQQFIDRADRALYLAKCNGRNRCETLTIDTDHNTPNRSNVKT, encoded by the coding sequence ATGCTTCTGCCATTTTTTTTCTCAATCATCCTTTTTGGCGCCGCTGCGACAATCGGTTCTATTGGTTTTATTCGCGCGGTGATCGAAAAATCAATTGATGAACGACTGTATGCAACCCATGAAATCCTTTACCGGGAAATCAAGTCGCTTGAAATAAAACTGAGTGAATATGCAAAACAACTTCTCTTCATTACCAACGCTGTTTCATCCCCATTGAACGACAACGAAAACACCACCTCGCTGCTCCTTGAGAGTTTTTTTGCAACGCTGGGAAATGACCATATATTCGTTGCCTCTTTTCCGGGAAACGCCGGTGATTATCTCTATTATGAGCCAATTCAGGAACTTTTTGCACAAACGCTACAAGTCGGTCAGCCAAAATTTCGCTACCTCAGTCAACCCGGGACTGTTCCTACGCTCGCAATCGCCTCCCCCTTCCCTGAACGTGACAACAATCGTATCGGTATCTATTTTCTCCAAACGCCAATGGATAAAAGTTTTTTGACACGGCTGAGCCCAAATTCGACTTATCATATTACGTTGCTGTCAGCCACCGGGGTGCCGATCATCAGCAACAGTGACGACATCTCGCTCCCGCTGCTGAATGCCGCACAGTTGTCCGCTATCCAGCGAGGGGAGCACTTGTATCTAAGCTCTGGATCGCTGTTTTTAAGCCGCCACTTGTTTCATGCCGTGCCGCTGGGGACAAATGACAAGCTGATCCTGGCAACATCGGCCAAACTCAATGAGCTTGGCGTCATTATCGAGACGATTGCACTGCGTTCCATCTTGACCCTTCTGGCGGCCTTGATTGTCGGAGGATATGTCTTTATCCGCATGCTCAACAAATTGATGCAACCGATAAACAGTCTGTTGATTGCAACCGATGAAGTTCGCAGAGGGAATCTGGATTATCGCATTGACAATATTTCGGTTAACGAATTCGGGTTATTGGCGACCTCCTTCAATGACATGACGATAGACCTCAAGCATCTTTATGAAGAAAGAATGCAGCGTCAAAATGAACTTGCTGTTGCCAATGAAAAATTGAACCATCAGAAAACTATTGCTCAAAAAAATTATGAAATTGAAAAAGCCAATCACTTACTGCAGGAACATATCACTGAGCTAACAGCACTCTTTCAATTAAACCAGGCGATGATTACAACCATCGACACCAAGGAACTTTTTGAAAGAATCGTCGAGACCCTGCACGCGACCCTCAATTGTGACATGGTTGTTATTTTCTCCTACCGTGACGAAGACAATTGCCTGAAAATTGTCAGCAGCAGCGGCATTGATCGTGAACTTCTTGACGGCGTCACAATGAAACTTGACGAAGGAATTACCGGGCTCACGGCTCGCAAACAAAAGCTTGTTTACATCAAGGATATGAACGTGGAGAAGAAAAATCTTAACTATAAAGGCAAGTTGAAAGCACACGGTTCCTTGGTATCGGTGCCACTGTGTGTAAAAATGCGCACCTATGGTGTAATTAATTTACATAAAAACAGAACTGATGGTTTTCTTGACAATGAATTTAAATTGATTCAGGCTGCAGCCAACCAGGCTGCAATGGCGCTGGAAAATGCACTGCTTTATGAACAAACGAAAAATTTATCCTATACCGACGAACTGACACAACTCGCCAACCGGCGCTATTTTTTCGAAGTGAGTAAACGAGAAATGGCCCAGTCAATTCGTTTTAATTCTCCACTCTCACTGGCCATGATTGACATTGATCATTTCAAGAGGCTGAACGACACACATGGTCACTTGATGGGCGACCGCGTATTGAAAAAAGTGGCGCAACTGCTTAATGAGCATACACGGGAAGCTGATATCGTCGGTCGTTATGGTGGCGAGGAATTTATCGTTCTGATGCCTCACACGGATCTTGACGGGGCGACAAATCTGGCGGAAAAGATCAGGAAGCTTATCAGTTGCGAGTCTTTTGAATCACTAGAACAGGACCAACCTGAAAAGAGTCTCACCCTGTCCATTGGAGTGACCATCTTTGCACCAGGCGATGATGATAATATACAACAATTCATCGATCGCGCCGACCGAGCACTGTACCTGGCAAAATGTAACGGCAGAAATCGTTGCGAAACGCTTACGATCGACACAGATCACAACACCCCGAACCGATCAAACGTCAAAACTTAA
- the queA gene encoding tRNA preQ1(34) S-adenosylmethionine ribosyltransferase-isomerase QueA — MRLDKYSFELPESLIAQYPPPSREDARLMVLARTGGLPRCTLFTEIIDHFQSGDVLVYNDTQVIPARLLGRKESGGKIEVLLVRRRVGDDEIWSCLTKSSKAPRPGMQIDFGEQLTATVLDQGEEPYRYLRFNSHGDFREQLERLGRIPLPPYILREDEPLDRERYQTVFAAQPGAVAAPTAGLHVTPALLDQLRDKGVVVCPVTLHVGLGTFLPVRVEHIDQHRMHAEEYHVPAATAAEVNRARQEGRRVVALGTTTTRTLETAADDAGQVIPGPGESRLFIRPGFHFQVIDALITNFHLPGSTLLMMVAAFVGHERIMAAYQQAIAEKFRFFSYGDCMLIV, encoded by the coding sequence ATGCGCCTGGATAAATATAGTTTTGAACTGCCTGAATCGTTAATTGCCCAGTACCCTCCGCCAAGTCGTGAGGACGCACGGTTAATGGTTCTGGCGCGCACCGGCGGCTTGCCGCGCTGCACATTATTTACCGAAATCATTGATCATTTCCAATCTGGGGATGTTCTGGTTTATAACGATACCCAGGTTATCCCCGCACGGCTGTTAGGGCGTAAAGAGTCGGGGGGCAAGATCGAGGTGTTGCTGGTGCGTCGGCGTGTCGGCGATGACGAAATTTGGTCTTGCCTGACAAAATCTTCCAAAGCACCGCGTCCGGGGATGCAGATCGATTTTGGTGAGCAGTTGACAGCGACGGTTCTTGACCAGGGTGAGGAACCGTATCGTTATTTGCGTTTCAATAGTCATGGCGATTTTCGCGAGCAGCTTGAACGGCTTGGCCGGATCCCGTTGCCACCATACATCCTGCGTGAAGACGAGCCACTTGATCGCGAACGATATCAAACTGTTTTTGCTGCGCAACCGGGTGCCGTGGCCGCACCGACTGCCGGGTTGCATGTTACTCCCGCTCTTCTCGACCAGTTACGGGACAAGGGGGTGGTGGTGTGTCCAGTAACTTTGCATGTTGGATTAGGCACGTTTCTGCCGGTGCGGGTCGAGCATATTGACCAGCATCGGATGCATGCCGAGGAGTATCACGTCCCGGCGGCGACAGCTGCAGAAGTCAACCGTGCCCGTCAGGAGGGACGCCGCGTTGTCGCCCTGGGAACAACGACAACGCGCACACTTGAAACAGCGGCTGACGATGCGGGACAGGTGATTCCAGGACCCGGCGAAAGTCGCCTGTTTATTCGACCCGGTTTTCATTTTCAGGTGATCGATGCGCTGATCACAAATTTTCATTTGCCCGGTTCGACCCTGCTTATGATGGTCGCCGCCTTTGTCGGTCATGAGCGCATCATGGCTGCATATCAGCAGGCTATCGCCGAAAAGTTCAGATTTTTCAGCTATGGTGACTGCATGTTGATCGTTTAA
- the tgt gene encoding tRNA guanosine(34) transglycosylase Tgt, with translation MSSFSFTLRRDVSGGARRGCLQTRRGTIETPVFMPVGTQATVKAVFPETLVELDAEIILANTYHLYMRPGHKLIESLGGLHKFMHWDRPILTDSGGFQVFSLGQLRKIDEEGVRFQSHIDGSPHLLTPELSMAVQRALDADIVMAFDECIPYPSERAYVEASTALSSRWARRSKDAHFRDDGAALFGIVQGGMYRDLRQRSVLDLLDIGFDGYAIGGLSVGEKAELMYEVLESTLPHLPVDRPRYLMGVGTPENLIEAVARGVDMFDCVMPTRNARNGVLFTTFGKISIKQARYHDDPAPIDPACDCYVCRNYSRAYLRHLYQGNEILASMLNTQHNLYYYLNLMKGARDAIDNGCFQKYRYDFYRLRGLSLPA, from the coding sequence TTGAGTTCTTTCAGCTTTACATTGCGCCGCGACGTTTCCGGCGGTGCGCGACGCGGGTGTCTTCAGACGCGACGCGGGACAATCGAGACGCCTGTCTTTATGCCGGTCGGGACCCAGGCAACAGTGAAGGCTGTTTTTCCTGAAACCCTGGTTGAACTTGATGCCGAAATTATTCTGGCCAACACCTATCATCTGTATATGCGCCCTGGGCACAAGCTGATTGAGTCGTTGGGCGGACTGCATAAATTTATGCATTGGGACCGCCCGATCCTCACCGACAGTGGTGGTTTTCAGGTTTTCAGTCTTGGGCAGTTGCGCAAGATTGATGAGGAAGGGGTGCGCTTTCAATCGCATATCGACGGTTCGCCGCATCTTTTGACGCCCGAACTATCGATGGCGGTTCAGCGCGCGCTTGATGCTGATATTGTCATGGCCTTCGATGAGTGTATTCCTTATCCCTCGGAACGCGCGTATGTTGAGGCATCAACCGCTTTGTCGTCGCGCTGGGCACGACGCAGTAAAGATGCTCATTTTCGTGATGACGGGGCAGCACTTTTTGGTATTGTCCAGGGGGGAATGTACCGTGATCTGCGGCAACGCAGCGTGTTGGATCTCCTCGACATCGGTTTTGACGGGTATGCCATCGGGGGGTTATCGGTTGGCGAGAAAGCGGAGTTGATGTATGAAGTGCTTGAGTCGACCTTGCCTCATCTGCCGGTCGACAGGCCGCGATACCTGATGGGGGTCGGCACGCCGGAAAACCTGATCGAAGCGGTTGCGCGGGGGGTTGATATGTTCGATTGTGTCATGCCGACCCGCAACGCGCGGAACGGTGTGCTGTTCACCACCTTCGGCAAGATCAGCATCAAGCAGGCGCGTTATCACGATGATCCCGCGCCGATCGATCCCGCTTGTGATTGTTATGTTTGTCGTAACTATAGCCGGGCTTATTTGCGGCACCTCTATCAGGGGAATGAAATTCTTGCTTCAATGTTGAATACGCAACATAATCTGTATTATTATCTCAATCTGATGAAAGGCGCCCGTGACGCGATTGATAACGGCTGCTTTCAAAAATATCGTTATGATTTTTACCGCCTGCGCGGACTGTCGTTGCCGGCCTAA
- the yajC gene encoding preprotein translocase subunit YajC, translating into MVNNAYAMANNAAQKSGGGYEGIIMLVVMFAIFYFLLIRPQQKRAKQHKEMVEALKIGDQIVTAGGIHGRIAAVQDDIISVEIAAGVKIKVNRASVMTVSH; encoded by the coding sequence ATGGTTAACAACGCTTATGCTATGGCGAACAACGCAGCGCAGAAAAGTGGTGGCGGGTATGAGGGTATCATCATGCTGGTCGTCATGTTTGCGATCTTCTATTTCCTGCTGATTCGTCCACAACAAAAACGGGCAAAACAGCACAAGGAAATGGTTGAGGCTTTGAAAATCGGCGATCAGATTGTTACTGCCGGGGGGATTCATGGACGAATTGCGGCGGTTCAGGATGACATCATCAGTGTAGAAATTGCAGCAGGTGTCAAAATTAAAGTTAATCGCGCCTCGGTCATGACGGTCAGCCACTAG
- a CDS encoding HD domain-containing protein encodes MNSLKFKFIGLTTIIVIFAVSLTVWQNLRTQDAMLSKVAAQNCKILGETIRSSIINSMAAGKNDEVSKIFDNIKSEETILNVRIFDESGKILISAVRSEIGDLVPASDLFAFRSNRFSFYTDHQDSGLYRSVLPINNAPACYSCHNAAQKVLGILNVHYSVDDIKILQNNSRRATIMSSIGMIVVLVLSITLFILFYVDYPVRKLISAMTHLEQGDFENATAEIDNSKEMSLLSSKFNQMVKHLKNQLDTVVNHERELAASKEKLMYHDEIHNMNNTLEERLKEIEYLNITLEERIEEIEEANFKIADLASELEDKNTFLENAVARLSALHRMGLAVNSTMNLEELFSLLIHNACTTLKGRFAHILILSEDKKTLIPKGSVGFPDHLDLSKEIPFRAGGVVHWVVAHKKPILIKNIDEAQEFNKLSLLGFVRKTVISAPLVINDEVIGAISISNRHDDNCFNESDLELLVTIATQASVAIKNARLYEQQQASYLSTMQALVSAVEASDEYTRGHSERVTRYSLALGQKIGLSNESLHRLEQAAVLHDIGKIGIDAALLHKKGTLTDDDIYVLRQHPSIGVKILKPIDFLTDIREIIAQHHEQYDGNGYPNRLEGEEILIEARILAVADTYDAMTSDRPYRDALSHEVTIEEIEANAGRQFDPQIARAFIEMCQQDAIFL; translated from the coding sequence ATGAATTCATTAAAATTTAAATTTATCGGTCTGACCACGATTATTGTCATCTTCGCGGTCAGCCTGACAGTCTGGCAGAACCTGCGCACGCAAGATGCGATGCTCAGCAAGGTTGCCGCACAGAACTGTAAAATCCTCGGCGAAACCATCCGCAGCAGCATCATCAATAGCATGGCGGCGGGTAAAAATGACGAAGTATCCAAGATTTTCGACAATATCAAAAGCGAAGAAACGATTCTAAATGTCAGAATCTTTGATGAATCGGGAAAAATCCTGATCTCCGCTGTCCGTTCCGAGATCGGCGATCTGGTTCCGGCAAGTGATCTGTTTGCGTTTCGATCCAACCGCTTTTCATTCTATACCGATCACCAGGATAGTGGTCTCTATCGATCTGTCTTGCCCATCAACAATGCCCCGGCCTGTTATAGTTGTCATAATGCTGCCCAAAAGGTTCTTGGAATTCTGAATGTTCACTACTCCGTGGACGACATTAAAATTCTCCAGAATAACAGTCGTCGCGCCACAATCATGTCATCAATCGGTATGATCGTGGTGTTGGTCCTGTCCATTACCTTGTTTATCCTTTTTTATGTGGACTATCCTGTCCGCAAACTGATCAGCGCCATGACCCACCTCGAACAGGGTGATTTTGAAAACGCTACCGCCGAAATTGACAATTCCAAGGAAATGTCGCTGCTCAGCAGCAAGTTTAACCAGATGGTGAAACACTTAAAAAATCAGCTCGACACGGTTGTCAATCACGAACGTGAACTGGCCGCCAGCAAAGAGAAACTCATGTACCACGATGAAATTCACAACATGAACAACACCCTGGAGGAACGGCTTAAAGAGATTGAATATCTGAACATTACGCTGGAAGAGCGCATTGAAGAAATTGAAGAGGCGAACTTCAAGATCGCCGATTTGGCCAGTGAACTTGAAGACAAAAACACCTTTCTCGAAAACGCGGTTGCGCGCCTGTCAGCGCTACACAGAATGGGGCTGGCGGTTAACTCCACGATGAATCTGGAGGAACTTTTTTCGCTCCTTATTCATAATGCCTGTACAACACTGAAAGGGCGCTTTGCCCACATTCTGATCCTCTCCGAAGATAAAAAGACTCTTATTCCGAAAGGATCCGTCGGTTTTCCTGATCACCTTGATTTATCCAAAGAGATTCCGTTTAGAGCCGGTGGCGTCGTTCATTGGGTCGTTGCCCACAAAAAACCGATACTGATCAAAAATATCGATGAAGCACAAGAATTCAACAAACTCAGTCTGCTTGGTTTTGTGCGTAAGACGGTGATCAGCGCACCGCTGGTAATCAATGATGAAGTCATCGGTGCAATTTCAATCTCGAATCGACATGACGACAATTGCTTCAACGAAAGCGACCTGGAGTTGCTGGTCACGATTGCCACACAAGCCAGTGTCGCAATCAAGAATGCTCGACTTTATGAACAGCAGCAGGCGTCCTATCTCAGTACTATGCAGGCGTTGGTTTCAGCGGTGGAAGCCAGCGATGAATATACCCGTGGTCATTCTGAACGTGTCACCCGCTACAGCCTGGCACTGGGACAAAAGATTGGGCTCTCCAATGAAAGCCTGCACCGCCTCGAACAAGCGGCGGTGCTTCACGATATTGGAAAAATCGGTATTGATGCCGCATTATTACACAAAAAGGGCACGCTTACGGATGACGATATTTACGTTTTGCGTCAGCATCCGTCGATCGGTGTCAAAATCCTTAAACCTATCGATTTTCTCACCGACATTCGTGAAATCATTGCACAGCATCATGAACAATACGATGGTAACGGCTACCCAAATCGGCTCGAAGGAGAAGAAATTCTCATTGAAGCACGTATTCTTGCTGTCGCTGATACCTACGATGCAATGACTTCTGACCGCCCCTATCGTGATGCGTTATCCCACGAGGTTACCATTGAGGAGATAGAAGCCAATGCCGGACGACAATTCGATCCGCAGATTGCCCGGGCCTTTATCGAAATGTGTCAGCAGGACGCCATTTTCTTATAA